In the genome of Pirellulaceae bacterium, one region contains:
- a CDS encoding FliA/WhiG family RNA polymerase sigma factor yields the protein MAVTTATKVAPAKRARDEEMERVWQTYKADMTNKELRNRLVERYLPLVKYNGERIWARLPDGVELDDLISAGVFGLMDAIDAFDLSRGVKFETYCVPRIRGAMLDELRTMDWVPRLVRSKASKLGEATKTLEARFGRPPTEPELAGHMELSMPELEKMILEANAVNLISLNKKWYETDSYKDVREIDILEDKKGEDPTRRVQKNDLMRLVTKGLNRNERLIIILYYYEELTMKEIGATLDLSESRVSQMHSSIVQRLQSQLGRRRPEFGQVF from the coding sequence ATGGCAGTCACGACAGCCACAAAGGTTGCCCCCGCTAAGCGAGCGCGCGACGAAGAGATGGAACGCGTTTGGCAAACGTACAAGGCGGACATGACCAACAAAGAGCTGCGGAATCGGCTCGTGGAACGGTATTTGCCTCTGGTGAAATACAACGGCGAACGGATTTGGGCTCGATTGCCAGATGGCGTCGAGCTTGATGACCTCATTTCAGCCGGCGTGTTCGGGTTGATGGATGCGATTGATGCCTTCGACTTGTCGCGAGGTGTCAAGTTCGAGACCTACTGCGTTCCGCGTATTCGCGGTGCCATGTTAGACGAACTGCGAACGATGGACTGGGTGCCTCGTTTGGTCCGCTCCAAAGCCAGTAAATTGGGTGAAGCCACCAAGACATTGGAGGCTCGCTTCGGCCGCCCACCGACCGAACCGGAACTCGCCGGACACATGGAATTGAGCATGCCGGAATTGGAAAAGATGATTCTGGAAGCCAACGCTGTGAACCTAATCAGTCTCAATAAAAAATGGTATGAGACGGATAGCTACAAAGATGTTCGCGAAATCGATATTTTGGAAGACAAGAAGGGCGAGGATCCCACTCGTCGCGTTCAAAAGAATGACCTGATGCGATTGGTGACAAAAGGCCTGAATCGTAACGAACGTTTGATCATCATCCTCTACTATTATGAAGAGTTGACGATGAAGGAAATTGGTGCGACGCTTGATTTGAGCGAGAGTCGCGTAAGTCAGATGCACAGCAGCATTGTGCAACGACTGCAATCTCAATTGGGCCGTCGCCGACCCGAATTCGGGCAAGTCTTTTGA
- the flhF gene encoding flagellar biosynthesis protein FlhF — MSKQTSQIKTYRAKSLQEALQMVRLELGPETTVLQTREVPTAWWSRMAGGRQYEIEARRASPGQGNVSVHLRRRPSPLNGLAGTVSTTDVPRADSQDHRQRMRGGLARLEQDGPTGLEQLLSKPRQKREATGPIFDLLAELLDAGVSESVARELIAEVRRAASDVDLNDLAQLRGKLQEHLENQLQTSGPICLTPDKRRVVALIGPTGVGKTTTIAKLAANLRLKDKLRVGLITVDTYRIAAVDQLRTYAEIIDLPMEVVSTPQEMRDAVVRLSEQDIVFIDTAGRSPHDEVQIQELKAMLQEARVDEVHLVLSAVGATSHLTKTVHCFESVGTTALLFTKLDEASGLGNLVPLVRSVGLPLSYLGCGQSVPDDIVVAEREKLASVLLGTEGLKTLV; from the coding sequence ATGAGTAAACAAACGTCGCAGATCAAGACGTATCGAGCCAAGTCTTTGCAGGAAGCGCTGCAGATGGTACGACTGGAGCTAGGTCCCGAGACGACCGTTCTGCAGACGCGTGAAGTGCCGACTGCTTGGTGGTCACGCATGGCGGGTGGTCGACAATACGAAATCGAAGCGAGACGAGCGTCTCCAGGGCAGGGCAATGTCTCGGTCCATTTACGCCGCCGCCCTTCGCCCTTGAACGGTCTGGCTGGAACTGTGTCGACAACAGACGTGCCCAGGGCGGATAGCCAAGATCACCGACAACGTATGCGGGGAGGACTCGCGCGTTTAGAGCAGGATGGTCCGACCGGTTTGGAGCAATTACTCTCCAAGCCGCGGCAGAAACGTGAAGCCACGGGGCCCATCTTTGATCTGCTGGCCGAGCTCTTGGATGCGGGTGTTTCCGAGTCGGTGGCACGCGAATTGATCGCCGAGGTGCGTCGTGCGGCGTCCGATGTCGACTTGAACGACTTGGCCCAATTACGTGGGAAACTACAAGAACACCTTGAGAATCAGTTGCAAACATCGGGGCCGATTTGTCTTACTCCCGACAAACGTCGAGTCGTGGCGCTCATTGGACCGACTGGCGTGGGAAAGACCACAACGATTGCGAAACTTGCTGCCAATTTGCGTTTGAAAGACAAATTGCGAGTTGGGTTGATCACGGTGGACACTTATCGCATTGCCGCCGTCGACCAATTACGCACTTATGCCGAAATCATTGATCTACCGATGGAAGTCGTCTCCACGCCCCAAGAAATGAGAGATGCCGTTGTGCGATTGTCGGAACAAGACATCGTCTTTATTGATACGGCCGGCCGGAGTCCTCACGATGAAGTCCAAATACAAGAACTCAAAGCTATGTTACAAGAGGCGCGCGTGGACGAAGTTCATTTGGTGCTGAGTGCAGTTGGAGCCACATCGCATCTCACCAAAACGGTACATTGCTTCGAGTCGGTTGGCACGACCGCATTGCTGTTCACGAAACTGGATGAAGCCAGCGGACTGGGTAATTTAGTTCCCCTGGTGCGGTCGGTGGGGTTGCCGCTGAGTTATCTTGGTTGCGGACAAAGCGTGCCCGACGACATCGTCGTTGCTGAACGAGAAAAATTAGCAAGCGTGCTTCTGGGGACGGAAGGGTTGAAAACATTGGTGTAG
- a CDS encoding flagellar biosynthesis protein FlhA produces MLRFPRASELLLPLALIVCLLVVLMPVPPVVLDLLLIANIALSVIILLTTIYVSAPLEFSVFPTVLLATTLGRLVLNVATTRLILTEGSQGMSAAGGVIQSFGQFVAGDQVLVGLVIFCIIAVIQFVVITKGATRISEVTARFALDGMPGKQMAVDADLSAGVIDDVEAGRRRANITRQADFYGTMDGASKFVRGDAIAAVFITVINIVGGLAIGILQYKMSPLNAADVFTKLTIGDGLVSQLPALFIALAAGLLVTRSTQKSNLPIDFLTQLLNRPQVMWASAGVLLLMLLTSLPSLPLIVLAAGCCGAAVLMKGPQETEMVSAVEKKESAKPAPQKLEPRIEEYLTVDPVELELGLSLVRLADTKRGGSLLSRITQLRQIMATRLGLVLPKVRIRDNLRLAEPQYRIKVNGNSVASAELPIDLVLLTHSDSQRPRFDGKLIRHPAYVNPLLGVAPEDVQAAKQMGFELLDPVNVLMQHLQMVVIQHAPELLTRDATRHLIDETQRQAPAVVDELIPAVMKLSDVQRILQRLLAEGVSIRQLSMILETLGDEVGQVDSDVELTERVRQRLARTICAQYRDQRERLHVITLDPALEERILNASQTRDRELVVNLPQKQMEAISRTIDAELTSLRNQGRPEILLVRAEIRPAVRRMSRHALPQAIILSYAEITAETKVVSLGIVSETDE; encoded by the coding sequence ATGTTACGGTTTCCACGGGCTTCTGAACTTCTGCTGCCGCTTGCTTTGATTGTATGCCTGTTGGTGGTCTTGATGCCTGTACCCCCGGTCGTGCTTGACTTACTACTTATCGCCAACATTGCGTTGTCGGTCATCATTTTGTTGACGACAATTTACGTATCCGCACCGTTAGAGTTTAGTGTCTTTCCGACTGTGCTGTTAGCGACGACTCTGGGCCGTCTTGTCTTGAATGTGGCCACAACCCGACTCATCTTAACGGAAGGTTCGCAGGGAATGAGTGCTGCGGGTGGTGTGATTCAGAGTTTTGGGCAATTTGTGGCTGGCGATCAAGTGCTGGTTGGCTTGGTGATCTTTTGCATTATTGCGGTCATTCAGTTTGTGGTCATTACGAAGGGGGCGACGCGGATCAGCGAAGTCACTGCTCGGTTTGCCTTAGATGGGATGCCGGGAAAGCAAATGGCGGTTGACGCCGATCTGAGTGCGGGGGTGATTGACGACGTCGAAGCAGGGCGTCGGCGTGCCAATATTACTCGCCAGGCTGATTTTTATGGGACCATGGATGGAGCGAGTAAGTTTGTCCGTGGCGACGCAATCGCCGCTGTCTTTATTACCGTGATCAACATTGTTGGCGGGTTGGCGATCGGAATACTCCAATACAAGATGTCTCCGTTGAACGCAGCGGATGTGTTTACAAAGCTCACGATTGGTGACGGGTTGGTGAGTCAATTACCGGCGTTATTCATTGCGTTGGCGGCGGGATTATTGGTGACTCGTTCTACGCAAAAATCGAATTTACCGATCGATTTCTTGACGCAGCTTCTCAATCGTCCGCAGGTAATGTGGGCGTCCGCGGGCGTGTTGTTGCTGATGTTGTTAACCAGTCTCCCCTCGCTACCGCTGATTGTCTTGGCGGCTGGCTGTTGCGGTGCAGCGGTCTTGATGAAGGGGCCGCAGGAAACGGAGATGGTATCTGCGGTGGAGAAGAAGGAAAGTGCCAAGCCAGCGCCTCAGAAACTTGAGCCAAGAATCGAAGAGTATCTGACGGTTGATCCGGTTGAACTGGAGTTGGGATTGTCGCTGGTGCGTCTGGCGGATACGAAACGTGGCGGCAGTTTGTTGTCGAGAATCACACAGCTGCGCCAGATTATGGCAACCCGTTTGGGGCTTGTGCTACCGAAGGTTCGTATTCGCGACAATCTGCGACTCGCCGAACCCCAGTACCGCATCAAGGTGAATGGCAATTCAGTGGCGAGTGCCGAGTTACCTATCGACTTGGTGTTACTCACGCATTCAGATTCGCAACGCCCTCGCTTTGACGGGAAATTGATTCGACATCCGGCCTACGTGAATCCGCTCTTGGGCGTTGCTCCGGAAGATGTCCAGGCAGCCAAGCAGATGGGATTTGAATTGCTGGATCCGGTGAATGTGTTGATGCAGCATTTGCAAATGGTGGTGATTCAGCACGCGCCGGAGTTGCTGACGCGTGACGCAACACGGCATTTGATTGACGAGACGCAACGACAGGCTCCGGCTGTGGTTGACGAACTCATTCCCGCGGTGATGAAATTGTCGGATGTGCAACGGATTCTGCAACGATTACTTGCGGAAGGCGTGTCAATTCGACAATTGAGCATGATTTTGGAAACGTTGGGGGATGAAGTCGGGCAAGTGGATTCTGACGTCGAGTTGACGGAACGGGTGCGTCAGCGATTGGCTCGAACCATCTGTGCCCAATACCGAGATCAGCGAGAGCGTTTGCATGTGATCACGCTTGATCCGGCGCTGGAAGAACGAATTCTCAATGCGAGTCAAACTCGCGATCGGGAGTTGGTCGTCAATCTACCGCAGAAACAAATGGAAGCGATCAGTCGAACAATTGATGCAGAATTGACGAGCTTACGGAATCAGGGGCGGCCTGAAATCCTACTTGTTCGGGCCGAAATTCGTCCCGCAGTACGTCGCATGTCGCGCCACGCACTGCCACAGGCCATCATTTTGAGCTACGCAGAAATCACTGCCGAAACAAAAGTTGTTTCCTTGGGAATCGTGAGTGAGACCGATGAGTAA
- a CDS encoding sulfotransferase, with protein sequence MNSDSTKRPQYPTWAPRFWHGMLFGDWIKLLSTHRFRVHPLRWGLAATVTGATFFNSTMRLASQAIYARRALETPIPQDPVFILGHWRSGTTYLHELMSCDSRFATPTTYQCFAANHFLMTEKWVPRLLWFLMPSKRPMDNVSVGWNAPQEDEFALCSMGIPSPYLRMAFPNEEDRYLNYLDLKSLDANELMEWQQAMQAFLQGLTFDSGKRLILKSPTHTARVGLLSQMFPRAKFLHIVRDPLAIYPSTLKLWKVLDHVQGFQIPKHRKLEPYVIEAFQRMYQAFEQQRNQLADDQIFDIRYEELVENPSQILSQAYDHLNLGDFSTVRKRLEEFAGGKREYRTNQYQLSAETQNEILDKWGCYATKYGYVNQNH encoded by the coding sequence ATGAATTCAGACAGCACGAAGCGACCACAGTACCCCACCTGGGCTCCCCGATTCTGGCACGGCATGCTCTTCGGCGATTGGATCAAGCTCTTGAGCACGCATCGATTCCGTGTTCATCCACTCCGCTGGGGCTTGGCTGCAACGGTTACCGGAGCGACTTTCTTTAACTCGACCATGCGGCTCGCAAGTCAGGCAATTTATGCGAGACGAGCTCTTGAAACGCCAATCCCACAAGATCCTGTCTTCATTCTGGGACACTGGCGGAGCGGCACAACCTACCTCCACGAACTGATGTCCTGCGATAGCCGCTTTGCAACACCAACCACCTACCAATGCTTTGCGGCCAATCATTTCCTCATGACCGAGAAATGGGTGCCACGTCTCCTGTGGTTCCTGATGCCGTCAAAGCGGCCGATGGACAATGTGAGTGTAGGCTGGAATGCGCCCCAGGAAGATGAATTCGCCCTTTGTTCGATGGGAATCCCCTCGCCTTATCTGCGGATGGCATTTCCGAACGAAGAGGACCGCTATCTTAATTACTTGGATCTGAAGTCCCTGGATGCCAATGAGCTGATGGAATGGCAGCAAGCCATGCAAGCATTTCTGCAAGGGCTGACTTTCGACAGTGGCAAACGGCTCATTCTGAAGTCACCGACACATACGGCTCGAGTCGGCTTGCTTTCACAAATGTTTCCACGGGCAAAATTCTTGCACATCGTGCGCGATCCGTTGGCCATCTACCCATCGACTTTGAAGCTGTGGAAAGTCTTAGATCATGTGCAAGGGTTTCAAATCCCCAAACATCGCAAGCTTGAACCCTACGTCATTGAAGCATTCCAACGGATGTATCAGGCATTCGAACAGCAGCGAAACCAGTTGGCCGACGATCAAATCTTCGACATTCGCTACGAGGAGCTGGTGGAAAACCCCAGCCAGATCCTCTCGCAAGCCTACGATCACTTAAATCTGGGCGACTTTAGCACCGTCCGCAAGCGTCTCGAGGAATTTGCCGGTGGAAAGCGCGAATACCGCACCAATCAATACCAACTGTCGGCGGAAACTCAAAACGAGATTCTCGACAAGTGGGGGTGCTACGCCACCAAGTATGGCTACGTAAACCAGAACCACTAG
- a CDS encoding EscU/YscU/HrcU family type III secretion system export apparatus switch protein yields MSEDRSQAATPRRRRLAREQGHLPRSQELASAVIFLGAVAAIVVSAPRMFEILSQLMRRQLSAPGMRHDQLADQATELQQVGIESLIGLLPVLGLICGAAVMVHLTQTGFLWLPQKMMPDFNRLNPFARAQHLVSCSQVARIGLLIVRIVVMLVAGAALIRHLLPNLLQLSLQPTDRLLNAGAGLLIQFSTSVGAVLLLFGVIDYLLQKLKFERDLQMSPEELREEIRAVQNDVSLSRKRSLTQQALNASRVAQASEPEMKD; encoded by the coding sequence ATGTCCGAAGATAGATCACAAGCTGCAACGCCGCGACGTCGCCGGTTGGCTCGCGAGCAGGGGCATCTACCTCGTAGCCAAGAACTGGCCTCGGCGGTGATCTTCTTAGGGGCGGTCGCAGCGATTGTGGTGTCCGCTCCACGGATGTTTGAAATTCTCTCGCAGCTCATGCGTCGTCAATTGAGTGCACCCGGTATGAGACATGATCAACTTGCCGATCAAGCAACAGAATTACAGCAAGTCGGTATAGAATCTTTGATCGGGTTGCTTCCTGTGCTGGGACTCATCTGTGGCGCCGCTGTCATGGTGCATTTGACCCAAACGGGCTTTCTCTGGCTTCCCCAAAAAATGATGCCCGATTTCAACCGACTCAATCCGTTCGCCAGGGCACAGCATTTGGTTTCCTGCAGCCAAGTTGCGCGCATCGGCTTGTTGATCGTTCGGATCGTTGTCATGCTGGTGGCCGGGGCGGCTTTGATTCGACATCTTTTGCCCAACTTGCTGCAACTTAGTTTGCAGCCGACAGATCGTCTCTTGAACGCGGGAGCCGGTTTACTGATACAATTTTCGACCTCGGTAGGAGCCGTGCTGCTGCTGTTTGGAGTCATCGATTACCTGCTCCAGAAACTCAAGTTCGAACGCGATCTGCAGATGTCGCCCGAAGAGTTACGCGAGGAGATTCGAGCGGTACAAAACGATGTTTCGTTAAGTCGAAAACGTTCACTCACGCAGCAAGCACTGAATGCGAGTCGCGTTGCGCAAGCATCGGAGCCTGAGATGAAAGACTAG
- a CDS encoding flagellar biosynthetic protein FliR → MLGLTNLILPFVFILARLLPLAMLFPVIAGRTIPVRLRFALVVVVSVMITPLYLFTLPLADLNSWELAIRCVRELVFGLGLALSVLIIISGLQQVGTLISQMSGQSAVDVDPGTSFGATPVERFFGLLSIAIFLSIGGHRQVVHALLQTFQWVPPGGTAPSMDAVVLLGELLKHSFELAIRAAAPVAFSLLMSTLLIGLLSKALPQVGTFGFGLGINFAVMLAVACLSIGGFAWLFQLHLETGLEQVLTSIRRSVVNVGG, encoded by the coding sequence ATGCTGGGCTTAACCAACCTGATTTTGCCGTTTGTTTTTATTTTGGCTCGACTGCTGCCGCTGGCAATGTTATTTCCCGTGATTGCGGGGCGCACCATTCCGGTGCGTTTGCGTTTTGCCTTGGTGGTCGTGGTTTCGGTAATGATCACGCCCCTTTATCTGTTCACGCTGCCACTCGCCGATTTGAACAGTTGGGAGTTGGCAATCCGATGTGTGCGAGAACTTGTTTTTGGGCTGGGATTAGCGCTCTCGGTGTTGATTATCATTTCCGGTCTCCAGCAAGTCGGGACGTTGATCAGTCAGATGTCAGGACAGTCAGCAGTGGACGTCGACCCTGGCACCTCTTTTGGTGCGACGCCGGTGGAGCGATTTTTCGGTCTCTTGTCGATCGCCATTTTTCTGTCGATTGGCGGACATCGGCAGGTCGTGCACGCGTTGCTGCAAACGTTTCAGTGGGTTCCGCCGGGCGGCACAGCGCCTTCGATGGACGCGGTGGTGCTTCTGGGTGAATTGCTCAAGCACAGTTTTGAGTTGGCGATTCGAGCCGCTGCGCCGGTCGCTTTCTCGCTGCTGATGTCAACTTTGTTGATCGGGCTGTTGTCGAAAGCCTTGCCGCAAGTGGGGACATTCGGTTTTGGCTTGGGGATTAATTTTGCCGTGATGTTGGCCGTTGCCTGCTTGTCCATTGGGGGCTTTGCCTGGCTATTTCAATTGCATCTTGAGACCGGGCTAGAACAAGTGTTGACCTCGATTCGTCGGTCGGTTGTGAATGTGGGCGGCTGA
- a CDS encoding flagellar biosynthetic protein FliQ: MEDYQVIELASDALLTTLILCAPILIVGAVVGIVVGLLQSVMQLHDQTLTFVPKLLAILAVLTVMLPWLMQHLTQYASEMFSGVHY, from the coding sequence GTGGAGGATTACCAAGTCATTGAACTTGCCAGCGATGCGTTGCTGACGACGCTGATACTTTGCGCACCGATTTTGATTGTCGGTGCGGTCGTGGGTATCGTGGTTGGATTACTCCAATCGGTAATGCAATTGCATGATCAAACTTTGACATTTGTGCCAAAGTTACTCGCAATTCTCGCGGTGTTGACAGTGATGCTTCCCTGGCTGATGCAACATTTAACTCAGTACGCTTCCGAAATGTTTTCGGGCGTTCATTACTGA
- the fliP gene encoding flagellar type III secretion system pore protein FliP (The bacterial flagellar biogenesis protein FliP forms a type III secretion system (T3SS)-type pore required for flagellar assembly.): protein MKSRRRRVEQRRRLALGSAAVPMLLAFLSTGIVRAEVPRLDSETVAKETVAKETVPNSPVDTSANRLSTEFAEEPGSDSSPISSGANLDAMSEFALEQAESWITPDRMSSSAQVFITMALLGLIPALLLMTTSYVRVVVVLGLLRQAFGAQQMLPAQVTTAIAMFITVLVMWPTWERVYHDAVEPYTNEEIDMSVGQAWQAAERPIREFMSSQIRDNQNSEDVWLFLRYLPDVKTPPTVYDEVPLRALLPAFMLSELKTAFLIGFGIYLPFLVIDLFVSAVTTSMGMFMLPPAMISMPLKLLLFVLVDGWNLVVGMLLESFQTYA, encoded by the coding sequence TTGAAGAGTCGACGACGACGAGTTGAGCAACGCAGGCGACTGGCACTTGGGAGTGCGGCGGTCCCGATGTTGCTTGCCTTTTTATCGACAGGCATCGTCAGAGCCGAGGTTCCGCGACTGGATTCGGAGACTGTGGCTAAGGAGACTGTGGCTAAGGAGACTGTGCCGAACAGTCCCGTCGACACGTCTGCCAATCGGCTGTCGACCGAATTTGCGGAAGAGCCGGGTAGCGATTCGTCGCCCATAAGTTCCGGAGCAAATCTTGACGCGATGTCCGAGTTCGCTTTGGAGCAGGCTGAGTCATGGATCACACCGGATCGTATGTCCTCTTCGGCTCAAGTGTTTATTACGATGGCGTTACTTGGGCTGATTCCCGCTTTGCTGTTAATGACCACATCCTACGTACGCGTGGTGGTGGTGCTGGGCTTGTTGCGGCAGGCGTTTGGTGCCCAACAAATGCTGCCCGCTCAGGTGACGACGGCGATCGCCATGTTCATAACTGTCTTGGTGATGTGGCCTACTTGGGAACGTGTCTATCATGACGCTGTCGAGCCGTATACTAACGAAGAAATCGACATGAGTGTTGGCCAGGCTTGGCAAGCTGCCGAACGTCCGATACGAGAATTTATGAGCAGCCAGATTCGCGATAATCAAAACAGTGAAGATGTCTGGTTGTTCTTGCGATACTTGCCGGATGTCAAGACTCCACCCACCGTTTACGACGAAGTTCCCCTGCGAGCGTTGCTGCCCGCCTTTATGTTGAGTGAACTGAAGACCGCTTTTCTGATTGGGTTTGGGATTTATCTACCGTTTCTCGTGATTGACCTGTTTGTCTCTGCGGTCACCACCTCGATGGGAATGTTCATGCTGCCACCCGCGATGATTTCCATGCCGTTGAAGTTGTTGTTGTTCGTACTTGTTGATGGGTGGAATTTGGTGGTTGGAATGCTGCTTGAAAGCTTTCAAACTTATGCCTGA